From one Eucalyptus grandis isolate ANBG69807.140 chromosome 9, ASM1654582v1, whole genome shotgun sequence genomic stretch:
- the LOC120288485 gene encoding indole-3-acetic acid-induced protein ARG7-like, with protein MAVRLPGSPPAKKFFSQTVTAARKATSAPLNVPKGFFTVYVGETQKPFVVPISNLSHPSFQGLLSRSEEECGIDYPMGGLTIPSKEETFISITSCLSWSSKTDILK; from the coding sequence ATGGCTGTCAGATTGCCCGGTTCTCCACCAGCAAAGAAGTTTTTCAGTCAAACTGTTACGGCAGCCAGAAAAGCCACTTCAGCTCCTCTGAATGTACCCAAAGGTTTCTTCACAGTCTATGTTGGAGAAACTCAAAAGCCTTTCGTGGTCCCAATATCCAATTTAAGCCATCCTTCCTTCCAGGGCTTGTTAAGCAGATCTGAAGAAGAATGCGGCATTGATTATCCGATGGGAGGGCTAACAATTCCTAGCAAAGAGGAGACTTTCATCAGCATCACTTCTTGCTTATCATGGTCGTCAAAAACGGACATCCTGAAATGA